The genomic window TGACGATGGCCGTCTCGTGGCGCAGGCCGCGCGCGGCGATGAGGCGTCGCAGCTCGGCGTCGTAGGCCACCACCAGCTCGCGGTCGAAGGCCACCACCTGGGCCTTCATGCCGACGGGGGCCACCTTGGCCTCGAAGTGATCGAGCACGTCGGCGCACACCCGCCGGATGCGCTCGGGGTTCAGCAGCAGGGTCTTGACATGGGCGGCCTTGCCCGCCAGAAACTCGCGTTCTTCGTCGGTGAGCGACTCTTCGGCGGCCATGGCGTCGAACGCCTCGTCGAGGGCGCCCCGGTCAAGGTGGTAGTCGACCAGGCGCGTCTCCACGTGCACCGGCACCGATGCCCCATCGGCGATGGATCGTTCCATCGAATACGTGTTCATGACGTGGCCGGGGTCTGACGGGTCGCCAAACAGCTTGAAGGTGTTGCGCTCCTTGTCGCTGATGGGGGTGCCGGTCAGGCCGAAGAAGCGCGCGTTGGGCAGGGCGGCGCGCATGTCGTCGCCGAGGGTGCCTTCTTGCGTGCGATGGGCCTCGTCGACGAACACGATGATGTTGTCGCGACGGTTGAGCTCGCCGGCGCCTTCGAAGCGGAACACGGTGGTGAGCACGATGCCGCGCTGATCGTCGCGCAGGGTGCGGCGCAGT from Pseudomonadota bacterium includes these protein-coding regions:
- a CDS encoding DEAD/DEAH box helicase, translating into MLAGGRRGLISHYQGTGKSLLMAFAALMLLNDDRVGGPTILVVLDRLDLIEQIERQFRTAGLPRVSVATGKDELRRTLRDDQRGIVLTTVFRFEGAGELNRRDNIIVFVDEAHRTQEGTLGDDMRAALPNARFFGLTGTPISDKERNTFKLFGDPSDPGHVMNTYSMERSIADGASVPVHVETRLVDYHLDRGALDEAFDAMAAEESLTDEEREFLAGKAAHVKTLLLNPERIRRVCADVLDHFEAKVAPVGMKAQVVAFDRELVVAYDAELRRLIAARGLRHETAIVMTVSTSKDEPLSWQQHALDRAQEAHLKARFNNAEDPLAFLVVTAKLLTGFDAPIEQVMYLDKPLRRHTLF